From Pseudomonas sp. StFLB209, a single genomic window includes:
- a CDS encoding group I truncated hemoglobin codes for MKRLLSALLLVMLVGCAQQPQPAKDDSLYQDLGQRAGIQRIVEGMLLNVAKDERIVERFRRVDIERLRDKLVEFFCMETGGPCTYTGDNLRESHKGQDLTRGNFNALVENLIKSMDEQNISVPVQNRLIARLAAMRDQVIHQ; via the coding sequence ATGAAGCGTCTGCTCAGTGCATTGCTGCTGGTAATGCTGGTCGGCTGCGCCCAGCAGCCTCAACCGGCCAAAGATGACAGCCTGTATCAGGACCTGGGCCAGCGTGCCGGTATCCAGCGTATCGTCGAAGGAATGCTGCTCAACGTGGCTAAAGACGAGCGTATCGTCGAACGCTTTCGCCGGGTCGATATCGAGCGTCTGCGTGACAAGCTGGTTGAGTTCTTCTGTATGGAAACCGGCGGGCCCTGCACCTATACCGGCGACAACCTGCGCGAGTCACACAAAGGCCAGGACCTGACCCGCGGCAACTTCAATGCGCTGGTCGAGAATCTGATCAAGTCGATGGACGAGCAGAACATATCAGTGCCCGTACAGAACCGCCTGATCGCCCGTCTGGCCGCCATGCGTGACCAGGTGATTCACCAGTAG
- a CDS encoding DUF3034 family protein, with protein MHYRNALLLSCLLGATAPLVQAENSKLLATGGASSIEGSAGGGITPWAVLTGYGEEGEWGASAFATRVDLPDYNLDVAGLAVAYGNRVEFSYARQRFDISTLQHKLSLPDDNFTQDIFGVKVRLFGDLIFDNLPQVSLGVQYKHQNDFLIPSLVGAKRNSDVEGYLTASRLFIGGAFGYNLLVNGGVRYSRANEIGLLGFGGDRRDSRSVLKEGSLAVLLNPRWAVGVEYREKPDNLSFAGESDWADVFVGYFPNKHFSVVLAYARLGEIATLENQNGAYLSLQGSF; from the coding sequence TGGTTCAAGCCGAGAACAGCAAACTGCTTGCCACTGGCGGCGCCAGCAGTATCGAAGGCAGTGCCGGCGGAGGCATCACGCCGTGGGCGGTACTCACCGGTTACGGTGAAGAAGGCGAGTGGGGCGCCAGCGCCTTTGCAACCCGTGTCGACCTGCCCGACTACAACCTGGATGTCGCGGGGCTGGCGGTGGCCTATGGAAACCGGGTTGAGTTCTCTTACGCCCGCCAGCGCTTCGACATCAGCACGCTACAGCACAAACTGAGCTTGCCCGATGACAACTTCACCCAGGATATTTTCGGGGTAAAGGTCAGGCTGTTCGGCGACCTGATCTTCGACAACCTGCCGCAGGTGTCGCTGGGGGTGCAATACAAACATCAGAACGACTTCCTGATTCCCAGCCTGGTCGGCGCCAAGCGCAACTCTGACGTTGAGGGTTACCTGACCGCCAGCCGCCTGTTCATCGGCGGGGCGTTCGGCTACAACCTGCTGGTCAACGGCGGCGTGCGCTACAGCCGCGCCAACGAAATCGGCCTGTTGGGCTTTGGTGGTGACCGGCGTGACAGTCGTAGCGTGCTCAAGGAAGGCTCGCTGGCGGTGCTGCTCAACCCGCGCTGGGCGGTGGGTGTGGAATATCGCGAGAAGCCCGACAATTTGTCGTTCGCCGGGGAAAGCGATTGGGCCGACGTGTTCGTCGGTTACTTCCCCAACAAACATTTCTCCGTAGTGTTGGCCTACGCCCGGCTCGGTGAGATTGCGACTCTGGAAAACCAGAACGGTGCCTACCTGTCCCTGCAGGGGAGTTTCTGA